The Bactrocera dorsalis isolate Fly_Bdor chromosome 2, ASM2337382v1, whole genome shotgun sequence region CAACGTTACCGGTAAGTTAAAAATCAAGCACATACTAGAGCTTTCATCatcttttactttttattcGCAGGCAAGAGCAGAAAACCTTTGAAACCACTGGCATTATAAGCACGTGGAAATTCTATTCGCAAGTGGATGATGTTTTCAAAAGTCTGGCCGGACAAGCAGGGTATAAGTTTGTGATTCTACGAAACGAAAATAGCCTAactgaaaaatgttttctaaattTACAGTGACAAACGCATTATGACACCAGCATCTAATCCGAGCACTTTACCTTCGGCTTCAGAGTCTCCCGTTTGGAAGAATCAAATGTCTCAACAAGAGTTCAATAGTAATAATTCCGAAGGATTTTATAAGTATgtttgaacatacatatttgcttctAATGCTCATTTGCATCTAACTCAATAAATTTTTCTCCTTTAATAAAGATCTGAATATGGAATGCACAGACATTTTATGGATCACACTCAACCTCCACCCAATCAAAACAACGATGTTAACTTTATGGCTACCACCGCAGCAGCTGCAGCTGTTGCCGCCGCTTCAGCACAACTTAACACCGCACCTAATAACAACACAAACACCAACGGAGTTGTGccaaattacaataacaaaatgaaaaaacctTCCGAGGATTATGATAAATTCGTAGATATTGTCAAAAATATTGTCGACAATCACAAGGCTACTCCGGACAAGGTGGATACTTTCGG contains the following coding sequences:
- the LOC105234173 gene encoding uncharacterized protein LOC105234173, translated to MPYEKFNKKRRQWEDNGVLELIKLWKVCAYELRTIKRNGHLYVAMAKQLTALGVPVSALEVHFKVNNLTQRYRQEQKTFETTGIISTWKFYSQVDDVFKSLAGQAGDKRIMTPASNPSTLPSASESPVWKNQMSQQEFNSNNSEGFYKSEYGMHRHFMDHTQPPPNQNNDVNFMATTAAAAAVAAASAQLNTAPNNNTNTNGVVPNYNNKMKKPSEDYDKFVDIVKNIVDNHKATPDKVDTFGDFIKSYMRRWPDRLQDEAINHITNYVIVKNMENSMNNGDGVNNRQ